One genomic segment of Aquamicrobium lusatiense includes these proteins:
- the mepA gene encoding penicillin-insensitive murein endopeptidase, with protein sequence MRKIWTRMMKGAAAIAAFSMLVSALPQQAGAQELAKDLFGSHRLPAATKPQSIGFYSKGCFSGGVAIATDGPTWQAMRLSRNRRWGHPAMISLIEKFSRDAVQDGWPGLLLGDVSQPRGGPMLTGHASHQIGLDADIWFTPMPDRRLTPQERENMSAVSLIDPKTRRVIEKRWTPAHARLLKRAASYGEVERILVHPGIKKKLCDTVTGDRTWLRKIRPFWGHDYHFHIRIGCQPGSPDCKRQETVAAGEGCDKSLAWWFTEEPWRPNKNPDAPKARDVMTMASLPKACLAVLQAPDPVSLASVTYPGGGAATISKADPIAALAASGGLPAAASAFAPTPEIGVPVPFPRPVN encoded by the coding sequence ATGCGGAAAATCTGGACGAGAATGATGAAGGGCGCTGCGGCGATTGCCGCGTTTTCCATGCTCGTCTCCGCACTTCCGCAGCAGGCCGGCGCGCAGGAACTGGCCAAGGACCTTTTCGGTTCGCACCGGTTGCCCGCCGCTACGAAGCCGCAATCCATCGGTTTCTATTCCAAGGGCTGCTTTTCAGGCGGCGTCGCCATCGCCACGGACGGGCCGACATGGCAGGCCATGCGCCTGTCGCGCAATCGCCGCTGGGGCCATCCGGCGATGATCTCGCTGATCGAGAAGTTCTCGCGCGACGCGGTGCAGGATGGCTGGCCGGGGCTTTTGCTGGGCGACGTTTCGCAGCCGCGCGGCGGCCCCATGCTGACCGGCCATGCCTCGCACCAGATCGGGCTCGATGCCGATATCTGGTTCACGCCCATGCCGGACCGCCGCCTGACGCCGCAGGAGCGTGAGAACATGTCGGCCGTGTCGCTCATCGATCCGAAAACCCGCAGGGTGATCGAAAAGCGCTGGACGCCGGCCCATGCCCGCCTGCTGAAGCGTGCTGCAAGCTACGGGGAAGTCGAGCGCATCCTCGTCCATCCCGGCATCAAGAAGAAGCTCTGCGACACGGTAACGGGAGACCGCACATGGCTGCGCAAGATCCGGCCGTTCTGGGGCCATGACTATCATTTCCACATCCGCATCGGATGCCAGCCGGGTTCCCCGGATTGCAAGCGTCAGGAAACGGTGGCGGCGGGCGAAGGCTGCGACAAGTCGCTGGCATGGTGGTTCACGGAAGAGCCGTGGCGGCCCAACAAGAACCCCGATGCGCCGAAGGCCCGCGACGTCATGACCATGGCGTCCCTGCCGAAGGCCTGCCTCGCCGTGCTGCAGGCGCCGGATCCGGTTTCGCTGGCGTCCGTCACCTATCCCGGCGGTGGCGCGGCAACGATCTCGAAGGCCGATCCGATTGCGGCGCTGGCGGCATCCGGTGGTCTGCCTGCCGCGGCGAGTGCTTTTGCGCCGACGCCCGAAATCGGCGTGCCGGTGCCTTTCCCACGCCCGGTCAACTGA
- a CDS encoding glucokinase → MTDSDAGAMRFAFPVLIGDIGGTNARFCVVRDETAEAGEPFIVRTADFASVDDAIRATVLQDVSLLPRTAILAVAAPVEGDDIPLTNCPWIIRPKRMLADLGLDDVVLLNDFEAQALAVVALGAEHMEKIGGGEPEPGAARVVLGPGTGLGVAGLVHAFGGWVPVPGEGGHVDLGPRTARDYEVFPHLETLDGRVSGEDVLCGRGLVNLYRAIARADGRQIALTNPSDITAAGLARSDTIAAETLDMFATLLGRVAGDMALVFKARGGVFLSGGIAQKIVPALKAGSFRVAFEDKAPHNALMRRIPACVVSHPLAALAGLAAFARSPAGFGVETQGRRWRV, encoded by the coding sequence ATGACGGATTCAGACGCTGGGGCAATGCGTTTCGCATTTCCCGTGCTGATCGGTGACATAGGCGGCACCAATGCCCGGTTCTGCGTCGTTCGCGATGAGACGGCAGAGGCGGGCGAGCCTTTCATCGTCAGGACGGCCGATTTTGCCAGCGTCGATGACGCGATCCGCGCCACGGTGCTGCAGGATGTTTCGCTGCTGCCGCGCACGGCCATTCTGGCTGTCGCAGCCCCTGTCGAGGGCGATGACATTCCGCTCACTAACTGCCCGTGGATCATCCGTCCGAAGCGCATGCTGGCCGATCTCGGGCTGGATGATGTGGTGCTGCTCAACGATTTCGAGGCACAGGCGCTGGCTGTCGTGGCTCTCGGCGCTGAACACATGGAAAAAATCGGCGGCGGTGAGCCCGAGCCGGGTGCGGCGCGGGTGGTGCTGGGGCCGGGCACAGGGCTCGGTGTCGCCGGTCTTGTCCATGCCTTCGGCGGCTGGGTGCCAGTGCCGGGCGAGGGCGGGCATGTCGATCTGGGGCCGCGCACGGCGCGCGACTACGAGGTGTTTCCGCATCTGGAAACGCTCGACGGCCGTGTTTCGGGCGAGGATGTGCTGTGCGGGCGCGGTCTGGTCAATCTCTACCGGGCTATTGCGCGCGCCGACGGCAGGCAGATTGCGCTGACCAACCCCTCAGACATCACTGCCGCCGGGCTGGCGCGAAGTGACACCATTGCCGCCGAAACGCTGGACATGTTCGCCACGCTGCTTGGGCGCGTTGCCGGCGACATGGCGCTGGTGTTCAAAGCACGGGGTGGTGTGTTCCTCAGTGGCGGCATTGCCCAGAAAATCGTGCCGGCGCTGAAAGCCGGAAGCTTTCGCGTCGCCTTCGAGGACAAGGCACCCCACAATGCACTGATGCGCAGGATCCCCGCCTGTGTCGTCAGCCACCCGCTTGCCGCTCTTGCCGGGCTGGCCGCTTTCGCCCGGTCGCCGGCAGGTTTCGGTGTCGAAACGCAGGGGCGGCGCTGGCGGGTGTGA
- a CDS encoding ABC transporter ATP-binding protein, with the protein MTVGKKSNKPEPGEVIAVLKRIFAENGREYVGHYTLTVICLLISAATAGLAAWIMQPLVDEIFVAQRYDLAPVICGGIIAIFLIRGLATYGYSVTLAKIGNNVVARYQKRIFQHLMRLGVDFFSDTRSGRLAARINENVAGIRDLMSMTLRAVAGDLVTLIGLIGVMVWQQPYLAASILIIGPPLVWAVNYIMRRVRSVTRESVNINSHLIGAMQEAVQGIAVVKAFTMEDQLSARISQLVDQAEGRYNKIARVSERLGPITESLAGFAVASVIGYASYKASTTNHPPGDVLAFITALLLAYDPARRLARTQVNVERALVNARMIYEILDLEPRQGDAPDAATLSVRQGEVRFEDVSFSYAAGQPVLHGVSFTAAPGRTTAIVGASGAGKSTLVALLQRFYDVDGGAITIDGQDVAAVTKQSLRRSIAYVSQQPYLFEGSIRDNIRYGRPDATDAEIELAARLAAADDFIRQQPQGYDTEIGENGATLSGGQRQRVSIARAMVRNAPILLLDEATSALDNESEARVQQALNEAMRGRTTIVIAHRLSTVVNADHIVVLDQGRVVEQGTHKGLMADPGSVYARFFRYQGDNGLGLVGDAADTDRTELEVKGSDI; encoded by the coding sequence TTGACCGTCGGCAAGAAAAGCAACAAGCCCGAGCCCGGTGAAGTCATCGCCGTTCTGAAGCGCATCTTCGCTGAGAACGGTCGTGAGTATGTCGGGCACTACACCCTCACCGTCATCTGTCTGCTGATCTCGGCTGCCACCGCCGGTCTTGCCGCCTGGATCATGCAGCCGCTGGTCGACGAGATTTTCGTGGCGCAGCGCTATGATCTGGCGCCCGTGATCTGCGGTGGCATCATCGCCATCTTCCTCATCCGCGGTCTCGCCACCTACGGCTATTCGGTCACGCTGGCGAAGATCGGCAACAATGTCGTGGCGCGCTACCAGAAGCGGATATTCCAGCACCTGATGCGGCTCGGCGTCGATTTCTTCAGCGACACCCGCTCGGGCAGGCTGGCGGCGCGCATCAACGAGAATGTCGCCGGCATCCGCGATCTGATGAGCATGACGTTGCGCGCCGTTGCCGGCGATCTGGTCACGCTGATCGGCCTGATCGGGGTAATGGTCTGGCAGCAGCCTTATCTCGCGGCGTCGATCCTGATTATCGGCCCGCCGCTGGTGTGGGCGGTCAACTACATCATGCGCCGCGTCAGGAGCGTGACGCGCGAATCCGTCAACATCAATTCGCATCTGATCGGTGCCATGCAGGAAGCCGTTCAGGGCATCGCCGTGGTCAAGGCCTTCACCATGGAGGATCAGCTTTCGGCACGTATCAGCCAGTTGGTGGATCAGGCGGAAGGCCGCTACAACAAGATCGCCCGCGTTTCGGAGCGTCTCGGCCCGATCACCGAAAGCCTTGCCGGCTTCGCTGTGGCAAGCGTCATCGGCTATGCGTCCTACAAGGCCTCCACAACCAATCACCCGCCGGGCGATGTGCTGGCCTTCATCACCGCATTGCTTCTGGCCTATGATCCTGCGCGCCGGCTGGCGCGCACGCAGGTCAATGTCGAGCGCGCTCTGGTCAATGCGCGCATGATCTATGAAATCCTCGACCTTGAGCCCAGACAGGGCGATGCGCCCGACGCGGCGACGCTTTCGGTCCGGCAGGGCGAGGTCCGCTTCGAGGATGTGTCGTTCTCCTATGCGGCCGGGCAGCCCGTGCTGCATGGGGTGAGCTTCACCGCCGCACCGGGCAGAACCACGGCCATCGTCGGCGCTTCGGGGGCCGGCAAGTCCACGCTGGTGGCGTTGCTGCAGCGTTTCTACGATGTGGACGGCGGTGCGATCACCATCGACGGACAGGACGTGGCCGCCGTGACCAAGCAGTCGCTGCGCCGGTCGATCGCCTATGTCTCGCAGCAGCCCTATCTGTTCGAGGGCTCGATCCGTGACAACATCCGCTATGGCCGTCCGGACGCCACCGATGCGGAAATCGAGCTGGCCGCACGGCTTGCCGCGGCCGACGACTTCATCCGCCAGCAGCCGCAGGGCTATGACACAGAGATCGGCGAGAATGGCGCGACCCTTTCCGGCGGCCAGCGCCAGCGCGTGTCGATCGCGCGCGCCATGGTGCGCAATGCGCCGATCCTGCTGCTCGACGAGGCGACATCCGCGCTCGACAATGAATCCGAAGCGCGTGTGCAGCAGGCGCTGAACGAGGCTATGCGCGGCCGCACCACCATCGTGATCGCCCACAGGCTGTCGACCGTGGTGAATGCCGACCATATCGTCGTGCTCGATCAGGGCAGGGTGGTTGAGCAGGGCACCCACAAGGGGCTGATGGCTGATCCGGGCAGTGTCTACGCCCGCTTCTTCCGCTATCAGGGCGATAACGGTCTTGGTCTTGTCGGGGACGCGGCTGACACGGACCGCACCGAACTGGAAGTAAAGGGAAGCGACATATGA
- the dapB gene encoding 4-hydroxy-tetrahydrodipicolinate reductase — protein MSDMGLVVVGAAGRMGLALVRAVHETAGARVVAAIERPGSEAIGKNIGELAGLGPSGVKVSDDPLAAFAKADGVLDFTVPAASVEFAGYAAQARIVHVLGTTGFSADDNARIEAAARHATIVKSGNMSLGVNLLAVLVEQAARALAAGDFDIEILEMHHRHKVDAPSGTALLLGEAAAAGRGIPLSGNDVRVRDGHTGPRDTGSIGFASLRGGSVPGDHSVILAGNGETITLSHHAQDRAIFARGAVKAALWARGRKPGLYSMRDVLGL, from the coding sequence ATGAGCGATATGGGTCTGGTCGTCGTCGGCGCAGCCGGCCGCATGGGTCTGGCGCTGGTGCGCGCCGTTCATGAGACCGCTGGCGCGCGCGTCGTTGCGGCCATCGAGCGGCCGGGTTCGGAAGCGATCGGCAAGAACATTGGCGAGCTGGCGGGCCTTGGCCCCAGCGGCGTGAAAGTCAGCGACGATCCGCTGGCAGCCTTCGCGAAGGCCGACGGCGTGCTCGATTTTACGGTGCCGGCCGCCAGCGTGGAATTCGCCGGCTATGCCGCGCAGGCGCGCATCGTGCATGTGCTCGGCACCACAGGCTTTTCGGCGGATGACAACGCCCGCATTGAAGCTGCGGCGCGCCACGCCACTATCGTCAAGTCCGGCAATATGAGCCTCGGCGTCAATCTGCTGGCGGTGCTGGTGGAACAGGCGGCGCGTGCGCTGGCTGCCGGGGATTTCGATATCGAGATTCTGGAAATGCATCATCGCCACAAGGTCGATGCGCCTTCCGGCACGGCTCTGCTGCTGGGCGAGGCTGCTGCCGCCGGACGCGGCATTCCGCTCTCCGGCAACGATGTGCGGGTGCGCGATGGCCATACCGGTCCCCGCGACACCGGCAGCATCGGTTTTGCCTCGCTGCGCGGCGGTTCTGTGCCGGGCGATCATTCGGTGATCCTCGCCGGCAATGGCGAGACGATCACCCTTTCCCATCACGCGCAGGATCGGGCGATCTTCGCGCGCGGTGCGGTGAAGGCGGCATTGTGGGCGCGCGGCAGGAAGCCCGGCCTCTATTCGATGCGCGACGTGCTCGGCCTCTGA
- a CDS encoding 2,3-bisphosphoglycerate-dependent phosphoglycerate mutase produces MSGTLVLVRHGQSEWNLKNLFTGWRDVDLTDQGHGEARAAGQKLKERGLKFDIAFTSDLQRAQKTCQHILDAVGQSDLETVRNQALNERDYGDLAGLNKDDARDKWGEDQVHVWRRSYDVPPPGGESLKDTGARVWPYYLHDMQPHVLRGETVLVAAHGNSLRALIMALDGLTGEEVVKVELGTGVPIIYRLNADSTVASKEILDR; encoded by the coding sequence ATGTCCGGAACCCTCGTGCTCGTGCGTCATGGCCAGAGCGAATGGAACCTGAAGAACCTGTTCACCGGCTGGCGCGACGTCGATCTGACCGATCAGGGCCATGGCGAGGCGCGCGCTGCCGGACAGAAGCTGAAGGAGCGCGGGCTGAAGTTCGACATCGCCTTCACCTCCGATCTGCAGCGCGCCCAGAAGACCTGCCAGCACATTCTCGACGCTGTCGGCCAGAGCGATCTGGAGACGGTGCGCAACCAGGCGCTTAACGAGCGCGACTATGGCGATCTCGCCGGCCTCAACAAGGACGATGCCCGCGACAAGTGGGGCGAGGATCAGGTGCATGTGTGGCGCCGCTCCTACGATGTTCCCCCTCCCGGCGGCGAGAGCCTGAAGGATACCGGCGCGCGCGTGTGGCCCTACTATCTGCACGACATGCAGCCGCATGTGCTGCGCGGTGAGACGGTTCTGGTCGCCGCCCACGGCAATTCGCTGCGCGCCCTTATCATGGCGCTGGACGGGCTGACGGGCGAAGAGGTGGTGAAGGTGGAGCTGGGCACAGGCGTGCCGATCATCTACCGCCTGAACGCCGATTCCACCGTGGCGTCTAAAGAGATTCTCGACCGCTGA
- the gnd gene encoding phosphogluconate dehydrogenase (NAD(+)-dependent, decarboxylating) gives MQRRCDANKQGVRESNLAPAQFRRRHCQRMLVMQIGMMGLGRMGGNMVRRLMHAGHECVVHDIDPKSVAALASEGAVGASSMEELVAKLDKPRHIWLMLPAAITGGVVEQLAALMEPGDTIIDGGNSNYRDAVDLAARLAAQQISFVDVGTSGGVHGLERGYCLMIGGPDESVRQLDPVFATLAPGGDDSAPGTAARGYLHCGPSGAGHFVKMVHNGIEYGMMAAYAEGFNILKAANAGKQERSADAETSPLSEPQYYQFDIDVGQVAEVWRHGSVISSWLLDLTADALAGDSELSQFGGRVSDSGEGRWTVKAAIDTGVPTPVLSSALYSRFASQGHSVYAEKLLSAMRLAFGGHFEKKG, from the coding sequence TTGCAGAGGCGATGCGACGCAAATAAGCAGGGGGTTCGGGAGTCAAATCTGGCCCCGGCACAGTTTCGCCGGCGGCATTGCCAAAGGATGCTGGTCATGCAGATCGGAATGATGGGCCTCGGCCGTATGGGCGGCAACATGGTGCGCCGGCTGATGCACGCGGGTCATGAATGCGTCGTCCACGACATCGACCCCAAGAGCGTCGCGGCGCTTGCAAGCGAAGGGGCTGTTGGCGCTTCCTCCATGGAGGAGCTGGTCGCAAAGCTCGACAAGCCCCGCCACATCTGGCTGATGCTGCCGGCTGCCATCACCGGTGGCGTGGTGGAGCAACTCGCCGCCCTCATGGAGCCCGGCGACACCATCATCGACGGCGGCAACTCCAACTACCGCGACGCGGTGGACCTTGCCGCGCGCCTCGCGGCGCAACAGATCAGCTTCGTCGATGTCGGCACCAGCGGCGGCGTGCACGGGTTGGAGCGCGGCTATTGCCTGATGATCGGCGGACCGGATGAATCGGTGCGTCAGCTCGATCCCGTCTTCGCCACGCTCGCCCCTGGCGGCGACGACAGTGCGCCCGGAACCGCTGCGCGCGGCTATCTGCATTGCGGCCCGAGCGGTGCCGGTCACTTCGTCAAGATGGTCCATAACGGCATTGAATACGGCATGATGGCCGCCTATGCCGAGGGCTTCAACATCCTGAAGGCCGCCAATGCCGGCAAGCAGGAACGCAGCGCAGACGCCGAAACCAGCCCGCTTTCCGAACCGCAATATTATCAGTTCGACATCGATGTCGGGCAGGTCGCGGAAGTGTGGCGTCACGGCAGCGTCATCAGCTCATGGCTGCTCGACCTGACGGCCGATGCGCTGGCCGGCGATTCCGAACTGTCGCAGTTCGGCGGGCGCGTCTCGGATTCCGGCGAAGGGCGCTGGACGGTGAAGGCCGCCATCGACACCGGCGTGCCAACGCCGGTGCTGTCGTCGGCCCTCTACAGCCGCTTCGCCTCGCAGGGCCATTCGGTCTATGCGGAAAAACTGCTCTCCGCCATGCGGCTGGCCTTCGGCGGCCATTTCGAGAAGAAGGGCTGA
- a CDS encoding Tex family protein: protein MKTDIKRIAAIISAEINARPDQAAAAITLLDDGATVPFVARYRKEATGGLDDTQLRTLSERLAYLREMDARRDTILSSIREQGKLTPELEGKIAGAATKAELEDIYLPYKPKRRTKAEIARERGLGPLAEAILADRAAVPADLAAAYIADEVAEVKAALEGARDIIAEQFSENADLVGRLRGYMHERAVLRSRVVDGKQEDGAKFSDYFDHFERWSGVPSHRALAMLRGRNEDVLSLDIEVDADDTSPMRPTVRMICDAYAIGRTLPGDVWLAEVAGWTWRVKLSLHLSLDLMRDLRERAEDAAIHVFGRNLKDLLLAAPAGSRATMGLDPGIRTGVKVAVVDGTGKVLATSTVYPFQPRNDLRGAQAELSSLIRKHGVELIAIGNGTASRETERLVADMLSDMPASGTASKPTKVIVSEAGASVYSASQTAAAEFPDLDVSLRGAVSIARRLQDPLAELVKIEPKSIGVGQYQHDVDQFRLAKALDAVVEDAVNAVGVDLNTASAPLLARVSGLGTSLAEAIVLHRNLNGPFATRKELLKVARLGPRAFEQCAGFLRIPDGSEPLDASAVHPEAYDVAKKIVAACGRDVRALMGDSAALKALDPRVFADERFGLPTVRDIISELEKPGRDPRPSFRTATFAEGVDDIKDLKPGMLLEGTVTNVAAFGAFVDIGVHQDGLVHVSQLADRFIKDAHEVVKAGDVVKVRVVEVDVKRKRIALSMRKDGGAPQQERRHNDDARDNTGRRGSHSAAKPKSDRSGQGAPQQGAFGAALAEAMRRK, encoded by the coding sequence ATGAAGACCGACATCAAGCGCATCGCAGCGATCATTTCCGCCGAGATCAACGCACGGCCCGATCAGGCCGCCGCCGCGATCACGCTGCTGGACGATGGGGCCACGGTGCCCTTCGTTGCCCGCTACCGCAAGGAAGCGACCGGCGGGCTGGACGACACGCAACTGCGCACGCTTTCGGAGCGACTTGCCTATCTGCGCGAGATGGATGCACGGCGCGACACCATCCTGTCGTCGATCCGCGAGCAGGGAAAGCTGACGCCCGAGCTTGAAGGCAAGATCGCGGGTGCCGCCACCAAGGCCGAGCTTGAGGACATCTATCTTCCCTACAAGCCGAAGCGCCGCACCAAGGCAGAGATCGCCCGCGAGCGCGGCCTTGGCCCGCTGGCGGAAGCGATCCTTGCCGACCGCGCCGCCGTGCCGGCCGATCTGGCCGCCGCCTACATCGCCGACGAGGTGGCGGAGGTGAAGGCCGCTCTCGAAGGCGCGCGCGACATTATCGCCGAGCAGTTTTCGGAGAATGCCGATCTCGTCGGCCGGTTGCGCGGATACATGCATGAACGCGCCGTGCTGCGGTCCCGCGTGGTGGACGGCAAGCAGGAAGATGGCGCGAAATTCTCCGACTATTTCGATCATTTTGAGCGCTGGTCCGGCGTGCCCAGCCACCGGGCGCTCGCCATGCTGCGCGGCCGCAACGAGGACGTCCTGTCGCTCGACATAGAAGTCGATGCCGACGACACCTCGCCGATGCGGCCCACCGTGCGCATGATCTGCGACGCATATGCCATAGGCCGCACGCTTCCGGGCGATGTCTGGCTGGCGGAAGTCGCCGGCTGGACGTGGCGGGTGAAGCTTTCGCTGCACCTGTCGCTGGACCTGATGCGCGATCTGCGTGAGCGGGCCGAGGACGCGGCGATCCACGTCTTCGGCCGCAACCTCAAGGATCTCCTGCTGGCAGCCCCCGCCGGCTCGCGCGCGACCATGGGCCTCGATCCGGGCATCCGCACAGGCGTGAAGGTCGCGGTGGTCGACGGCACCGGCAAGGTGCTCGCCACCAGCACGGTCTATCCGTTCCAGCCGCGCAACGATCTGCGCGGCGCGCAGGCCGAACTGTCGTCGCTGATCCGCAAGCACGGCGTGGAGCTGATCGCCATAGGCAACGGCACCGCCAGCCGCGAGACGGAGCGGCTGGTTGCCGACATGCTGTCCGATATGCCAGCTTCCGGCACGGCATCGAAGCCCACCAAGGTCATCGTCTCGGAAGCCGGTGCTTCCGTTTATTCGGCATCGCAGACGGCTGCCGCCGAATTTCCCGATCTCGACGTGTCGCTGCGCGGCGCTGTTTCGATTGCGCGCCGCTTGCAGGACCCGTTGGCGGAACTGGTCAAGATCGAGCCAAAATCCATCGGCGTCGGCCAATACCAGCACGATGTCGACCAGTTCCGGCTGGCAAAGGCGCTGGACGCCGTGGTCGAGGATGCCGTGAACGCGGTCGGCGTCGATCTCAACACGGCGTCGGCCCCGCTGCTGGCGCGGGTGTCGGGCCTCGGCACCTCGCTGGCGGAAGCGATCGTGCTGCACCGCAATCTCAACGGGCCCTTCGCCACCCGCAAGGAGTTGCTGAAGGTGGCGCGCCTTGGCCCCCGCGCCTTCGAGCAATGCGCCGGCTTCCTGCGCATTCCGGACGGTTCCGAGCCGCTCGACGCTTCGGCCGTTCACCCGGAAGCCTATGATGTTGCCAAGAAGATCGTGGCGGCCTGCGGCCGCGATGTGCGCGCGCTGATGGGCGATAGTGCTGCCCTGAAGGCGCTCGACCCGCGCGTCTTTGCCGACGAGCGCTTCGGCCTGCCAACTGTGCGCGACATCATTTCCGAACTGGAGAAACCCGGCCGCGACCCCCGACCCAGCTTCCGCACCGCGACTTTCGCCGAGGGCGTCGACGACATCAAGGACCTGAAGCCCGGCATGCTGCTGGAAGGCACCGTCACCAATGTCGCGGCCTTCGGCGCCTTCGTCGACATCGGCGTACATCAGGATGGTCTGGTGCATGTCTCGCAGCTTGCCGATCGCTTCATCAAGGATGCGCATGAAGTGGTGAAGGCGGGCGACGTGGTGAAGGTGCGCGTCGTCGAGGTGGATGTGAAGCGCAAGCGCATCGCGCTTTCCATGCGCAAGGATGGCGGAGCCCCGCAGCAGGAGCGGCGTCACAATGACGATGCCCGAGACAATACGGGTCGGCGCGGCTCCCATTCCGCCGCCAAACCCAAATCCGACCGGAGCGGGCAAGGCGCACCCCAGCAGGGCGCATTCGGCGCCGCCCTTGCAGAGGCGATGCGACGCAAATAA
- a CDS encoding tryptophan-rich sensory protein: MNKYLSLGVFLVAVVGIGMFIGIATPPGDWYAGLAKPSFNPPNWLFAPVWTILYILIAIVGWRTWQRNASGSAMRLWLAQMALNFAWSPVFFAMHATAAALVIIILLLAMILWFIETVRADDRPSALMFAPYALWTGFATLLNASILYLN, translated from the coding sequence GTGAACAAATATCTGTCGCTTGGTGTTTTCCTCGTTGCCGTAGTCGGCATCGGCATGTTCATCGGCATCGCGACGCCGCCCGGCGACTGGTATGCAGGGCTTGCCAAGCCGTCTTTCAATCCGCCGAACTGGCTGTTCGCTCCAGTATGGACGATTCTCTACATCCTGATCGCAATCGTCGGCTGGCGCACATGGCAGCGTAATGCGTCCGGCAGCGCAATGAGGCTGTGGCTTGCCCAGATGGCGCTGAATTTCGCCTGGTCGCCGGTGTTCTTCGCCATGCATGCCACGGCGGCGGCGCTCGTCATCATTATCCTGCTTCTCGCCATGATCCTGTGGTTCATCGAAACGGTCCGCGCCGATGACAGGCCCTCGGCCCTCATGTTCGCGCCCTATGCGCTGTGGACAGGGTTCGCCACCCTGCTCAACGCCTCCATCCTCTATCTCAACTAG
- a CDS encoding RsmB/NOP family class I SAM-dependent RNA methyltransferase, translating into MRMGGRLAAAMEVLADIEGRQRPAADALRDWGIAHRFAGGGDRAAIGNIVYDALRRSRSAAWLFDDASPRALAIGAVLLEWGETPEGINAMLDGDKFAPPPLDDAELRILRERLSADMPDEVRADCPDWCAPLMQQAFGENWTDEAAALARRPPLDLRANLLKGNRDTVLTALAATGATATEIAPHGIRIAPIEGSGRHPNVQSGEAFAEGLFEVQDEGSQIVSELAGARPGMQVLDYCAGAGGKSLALSAAMRNQGQVFAHDALKPRLAPIVERMKRAGSRNIQLAAGASELAPLEGRMDIVLVDAPCTGSGTWRRRPDTKWRLTRQQLDQRIAEQAEILDIAAAYVKPGGLLAYVTCSVFRQENGEQVQAFLDRTPGFAPEDHAKLWNRHFPGHEDRASIGTDISLSPARTGTDGFYFCALRRT; encoded by the coding sequence ATGCGCATGGGCGGAAGGCTGGCGGCAGCCATGGAAGTGCTGGCGGACATCGAGGGACGGCAAAGGCCGGCCGCGGATGCGCTGCGCGACTGGGGCATCGCCCACCGCTTCGCCGGGGGCGGCGACCGCGCAGCCATCGGCAACATCGTCTATGACGCGCTGAGGCGCAGCCGCTCCGCCGCATGGCTGTTCGATGATGCCAGCCCGCGTGCGCTCGCCATCGGCGCGGTTCTGCTGGAATGGGGCGAGACGCCGGAGGGCATCAACGCCATGCTGGATGGCGACAAATTCGCTCCCCCGCCGCTGGATGATGCCGAGTTGCGAATCCTGCGCGAAAGACTTTCCGCCGATATGCCCGACGAGGTGCGCGCCGACTGCCCGGACTGGTGCGCACCCCTGATGCAACAGGCTTTCGGCGAAAACTGGACCGACGAAGCGGCAGCGCTCGCCCGTCGCCCGCCGCTCGACCTGCGCGCCAACCTGCTCAAGGGGAACCGCGACACCGTTCTCACCGCACTCGCCGCCACCGGCGCGACCGCCACCGAAATCGCACCGCATGGCATCCGCATTGCCCCGATCGAAGGCAGCGGCCGGCATCCGAACGTGCAGTCCGGCGAGGCCTTCGCCGAAGGGCTCTTCGAGGTGCAGGACGAGGGCTCGCAGATCGTTTCTGAACTGGCGGGCGCGCGCCCCGGCATGCAGGTGCTGGACTATTGCGCGGGCGCCGGCGGCAAGTCCCTCGCCCTTTCGGCCGCCATGCGCAATCAGGGCCAGGTCTTCGCCCATGATGCGCTGAAACCCCGTCTCGCACCGATCGTGGAGCGCATGAAGCGCGCCGGAAGCCGCAACATCCAGCTGGCCGCCGGAGCAAGTGAGCTTGCCCCGCTGGAAGGGCGCATGGACATCGTGCTGGTCGATGCGCCCTGCACCGGCTCCGGCACATGGCGGCGGCGGCCGGACACCAAATGGCGGCTCACGCGCCAGCAGCTCGACCAGCGCATCGCCGAACAGGCCGAAATCCTCGACATAGCCGCCGCCTATGTGAAGCCCGGCGGACTGCTCGCCTATGTCACCTGCTCGGTGTTCAGGCAGGAGAACGGCGAGCAGGTGCAAGCCTTTCTGGACCGCACACCCGGCTTCGCTCCGGAGGACCATGCGAAGCTGTGGAACCGGCATTTCCCCGGCCATGAGGACCGCGCAAGCATCGGCACGGACATTTCCCTGTCGCCGGCCCGCACCGGAACCGACGGCTTTTACTTCTGCGCCCTGCGCCGCACTTGA